A region from the Leeia speluncae genome encodes:
- a CDS encoding OsmC family protein translates to MKARVKWVENRSFLAMSESGHSVLMDGPPDAGGRNLGPRPMEMLLMGAGGCSAFDVVMILEKGRQAVVDCEVEVTAERAVTDPKVFTKIHLQFKVTGKSLKPEVVERAVALSAEKYCSATIMLGKMAEVTHSVEIVDVA, encoded by the coding sequence GTGAAAGCGCGTGTGAAGTGGGTGGAAAATCGTAGTTTTTTAGCAATGAGCGAAAGTGGGCACTCTGTATTGATGGATGGTCCGCCTGATGCGGGCGGTAGAAATTTAGGTCCTCGCCCAATGGAAATGTTGTTGATGGGTGCGGGCGGGTGCTCTGCTTTTGATGTGGTGATGATTCTTGAAAAAGGTCGTCAGGCAGTGGTTGATTGTGAAGTAGAGGTAACAGCCGAGCGTGCAGTGACTGATCCAAAAGTATTTACTAAGATTCACCTGCAATTCAAGGTAACCGGAAAGTCGCTAAAGCCTGAAGTGGTGGAGCGTGCTGTAGCGTTGTCTGCTGAGAAATATTGTTCTGCAACCATTATGCTTGGCAAGATGGCTGAGGTAACGCATTCGGTTGAAATCGTGGATGTAGCCTAA
- the argC gene encoding N-acetyl-gamma-glutamyl-phosphate reductase produces the protein MIKVGIVGGTGYTGVELLRILSVHPNVKIQAVTSRKESGMPVADMYTSLRGFVDVKFSDPDAGELQQCDVVFFATPNGIAMQQAEALLNAGIKVIDLAADFRIKDQATWEKWYGMTHAAPHLLEEAVYGLPEINREKIKGARLIANPGCYPTAVQLGFLPLIEAGVVDTSNLIADCKSGVSGAGRKAEVHTLLAEAGDNFKAYGVAGHRHLPEIRQGLSIANGSEVGLTFTPHLLPMIRGIHATLYAKLTKDVDLQALFENRYANETFVDVLPAGSHPETRSVRGANICRIAVHRPQGGDTAVILAVEDNLVKGAAGQAVQNMNIIFGLPETTGLQIVPLMP, from the coding sequence ATGATCAAGGTAGGTATTGTTGGTGGCACGGGATATACAGGCGTTGAACTTCTTCGCATTCTTTCTGTACACCCAAATGTAAAAATTCAGGCGGTGACTTCTCGCAAAGAATCTGGCATGCCTGTTGCCGATATGTATACCAGCCTACGCGGATTTGTTGATGTAAAGTTTTCCGACCCTGATGCCGGCGAACTTCAGCAATGTGATGTGGTATTTTTTGCTACGCCAAACGGCATTGCAATGCAACAAGCAGAAGCATTACTCAATGCCGGTATTAAAGTCATTGATTTAGCTGCAGATTTCCGTATTAAAGACCAGGCCACTTGGGAAAAGTGGTATGGTATGACACATGCAGCACCACATTTGCTTGAAGAGGCGGTATATGGCCTGCCAGAAATTAATCGCGAGAAAATCAAAGGTGCGCGTTTAATTGCGAACCCAGGCTGCTACCCTACCGCCGTTCAACTAGGCTTTTTGCCTTTAATTGAAGCTGGTGTCGTTGATACAAGTAATTTAATTGCAGATTGCAAATCTGGTGTATCAGGTGCAGGAAGAAAAGCAGAAGTTCACACGCTATTAGCAGAAGCTGGCGATAACTTTAAAGCTTACGGCGTTGCTGGCCATAGACATCTACCAGAGATTCGCCAAGGTCTTTCCATTGCAAATGGCAGCGAAGTAGGACTAACATTTACGCCTCACCTTCTACCAATGATTCGCGGCATTCATGCAACCCTTTATGCAAAACTAACAAAAGATGTCGATTTGCAGGCTTTATTTGAAAATCGCTATGCAAACGAAACATTTGTTGATGTTCTTCCTGCAGGTTCACACCCAGAAACCCGCTCTGTACGCGGTGCTAATATTTGCCGCATCGCAGTTCATCGCCCACAAGGCGGCGATACAGCGGTTATTTTGGCTGTTGAAGATAATTTGGTAAAAGGTGCCGCAGGCCAAGCCGTACAAAACATGAACATTATTTTTGGTCTGCCTGAAACAACGGGATTACAAATTGTGCCGCTAATGCCTTAA
- the gltX gene encoding glutamate--tRNA ligase, whose protein sequence is MSDLPLNSAVRTRFAPSPTGFLHIGGARTALFSYAYARHHGGKFVLRIEDTDLERSTPESVKAIFDAMVWLDLDYDEGPFYQMQRMDRYKVVLASMLEAGTAYKCYCSKEELETMRAEQEARGEKPRYDRRWRPEPGKVLPEPPVGVDPVIRFRTPLTGVVGWDDMVKGRIEFSNEELDDLIIARPDGTPTYNFCVVVDDWDMGITQVIRGDDHVNNTPRQINILLALNAPLPQYGHVPMILREDGQKMSKRYDAVSVMQYEEMGILPEALLNYLARLGWGHGDDELFTREQFVEWFDTRNVSGSPSRFDLGKLKWVNAHYIKQSSVERLAGLVKPFLVASEVNVADEAMLLAAVALYKDRVETIKDLAEQVKFFFVTVAAPQELLDQHLTDAAKPWVAVLASKLSDTEWTKEAIAALMKAVVAESGLKFPQLAMPVRALVCGTTQTPSIDAVLAALPKTVVLARLAS, encoded by the coding sequence ATGTCTGATTTGCCACTGAACAGTGCTGTCCGTACCCGTTTTGCGCCTAGTCCAACTGGGTTTCTTCATATTGGTGGTGCCCGTACGGCACTGTTTTCTTATGCGTACGCTCGCCATCATGGTGGCAAATTTGTGTTACGGATTGAAGATACCGACTTGGAACGTTCAACGCCTGAGTCTGTGAAAGCAATTTTTGATGCGATGGTTTGGTTGGATCTGGATTATGACGAAGGTCCTTTTTACCAAATGCAACGGATGGACCGTTATAAAGTGGTGTTGGCTAGCATGTTGGAAGCTGGAACGGCTTACAAATGTTACTGCTCAAAAGAAGAATTAGAGACGATGCGTGCCGAGCAAGAAGCTCGCGGAGAGAAGCCTCGTTATGATCGCCGCTGGCGTCCTGAGCCTGGCAAAGTATTGCCAGAGCCTCCTGTCGGTGTTGACCCTGTTATCCGCTTTCGCACACCATTGACTGGTGTGGTGGGTTGGGATGATATGGTGAAAGGCCGTATCGAGTTCAGTAATGAAGAGTTAGATGATCTGATTATTGCTCGTCCTGACGGTACGCCCACCTATAACTTCTGCGTGGTCGTAGATGATTGGGATATGGGCATTACGCAAGTGATTCGTGGTGATGATCACGTGAACAATACGCCACGCCAAATTAATATTTTGCTCGCGTTGAACGCTCCTTTACCGCAGTACGGCCATGTGCCGATGATTCTGCGTGAAGATGGCCAGAAAATGAGTAAGCGCTACGATGCCGTATCTGTTATGCAGTATGAAGAAATGGGCATCTTGCCAGAGGCGCTTCTAAACTATCTTGCTCGCTTAGGTTGGGGGCATGGCGATGATGAGTTGTTTACTCGCGAACAATTTGTCGAATGGTTTGATACCCGTAATGTAAGTGGTTCGCCATCCCGTTTTGATTTGGGTAAATTGAAGTGGGTGAATGCGCACTACATCAAGCAATCATCGGTTGAGCGCTTGGCTGGTTTGGTGAAACCGTTCTTGGTGGCTAGCGAAGTAAATGTAGCAGATGAAGCAATGTTGCTTGCCGCTGTGGCTTTGTATAAAGATCGAGTCGAAACCATCAAAGACTTGGCTGAACAAGTGAAGTTTTTCTTCGTCACTGTTGCTGCGCCGCAAGAGTTGCTGGATCAGCATTTAACTGATGCTGCTAAGCCTTGGGTTGCTGTATTGGCTAGCAAATTAAGCGATACCGAATGGACGAAAGAGGCGATTGCTGCACTAATGAAGGCGGTGGTTGCTGAAAGTGGCTTGAAGTTCCCTCAGTTAGCCATGCCTGTGCGTGCATTGGTGTGTGGCACAACGCAAACACCAAGTATTGATGCGGTGTTAGCTGCATTGCCTAAAACGGTTGTACTAGCTCGTTTAGCCAGTTAA
- a CDS encoding Gfo/Idh/MocA family protein: MRHYPPAITDRKIRFALVGCGRIAQNHFAAMEKHADYIEIVDVCDIDPAALAAAVERTGAKGHVSLDDLLATTTADIVVLTTPSGLHPNQAIQIAEAGLHVMTEKPMATRWHDGLRMVEACDKANVRLFVVKQNRRNATLQLLKQAVEQKRFGRIYMVNVNVFWTRPQSYYDTAAWRGTWEFDGGAFMNQASHYVDLLDWLIGPVESVQAYTATLERDIEVEDTGVISIKWRSGALGSMNVTMLTYPKNLEGSITIIGEKGTVRVGGVAVNEIQHWEFEDKRPEDESVKEASYQTTSVYGFGHPLYYHNVIEVLKGNAEPETDGREGLKSLELLIATYLSARDGKRVSLPLDY; this comes from the coding sequence ATGAGACATTATCCCCCTGCAATTACCGATCGTAAAATTCGCTTTGCGCTAGTTGGCTGTGGCCGTATTGCACAGAACCATTTTGCGGCAATGGAAAAGCACGCAGATTACATTGAGATTGTCGATGTTTGTGATATCGACCCAGCTGCACTAGCTGCTGCTGTTGAGCGTACCGGTGCGAAAGGTCATGTTTCATTGGATGATCTTTTGGCAACGACGACGGCAGATATTGTGGTGTTAACGACACCAAGTGGTTTACATCCGAATCAGGCGATTCAAATTGCTGAAGCTGGCTTGCATGTGATGACTGAAAAGCCAATGGCTACTCGCTGGCATGATGGTTTACGCATGGTTGAGGCTTGCGATAAAGCGAATGTTCGATTGTTTGTTGTAAAGCAAAATCGTCGCAATGCGACATTGCAGTTGTTAAAGCAAGCGGTTGAACAAAAACGCTTTGGCCGTATTTACATGGTAAACGTCAACGTGTTCTGGACGCGACCACAATCGTATTACGATACCGCAGCATGGCGTGGTACTTGGGAGTTTGATGGTGGAGCCTTTATGAATCAGGCAAGCCATTATGTGGACTTACTAGACTGGTTAATTGGCCCAGTGGAGAGTGTTCAAGCTTACACTGCTACGTTAGAGCGTGATATCGAAGTAGAGGATACTGGTGTCATTAGCATTAAGTGGCGTAGTGGTGCACTAGGCTCGATGAACGTTACTATGCTGACATACCCGAAGAACTTGGAAGGTTCGATTACCATTATTGGTGAAAAAGGGACGGTTCGTGTAGGTGGTGTGGCGGTGAACGAGATTCAGCATTGGGAGTTTGAAGATAAACGCCCTGAGGATGAATCCGTAAAAGAAGCGAGTTACCAAACAACTAGCGTTTATGGATTTGGGCACCCGCTCTATTACCACAATGTGATTGAAGTGCTAAAAGGCAATGCAGAACCAGAGACAGATGGTAGAGAAGGTCTGAAATCATTAGAACTATTGATTGCGACATACTTATCTGCCCGTGATGGCAAGCGTGTTAGCCTACCTCTAGACTATTAA
- a CDS encoding nucleotide sugar dehydrogenase, giving the protein MKQELLNRIASKEAKIGIVGLGYVGLPLMLRFAEVGYKVLGFDIDTSKVDALMAGKSYIEHISADAIATARAGGFEATTDFSRADEADTLILCVPTPLNKYREPDLSYVLNTTDALVPYLRKGHLVSLESTTYPGTTDEELLPRMESRGFKVGEDVFLVFSPEREDPGNPNFTTRTIPKVCGGVTEACLEVGVALYSAVIDRVVPVSSTRAAEMTKLLENIHRAVNIGLVNEMKIVADKMDIDIFEVIRAAATKPFGFVPYFPGPGLGGHCIPIDPFYLTWKAREYGLHTRFIELAGEVNSSMPDWVVSKVAAALNTRKQAINGSRVLVLGIAYKKNVDDMRESPSVFLMEKLRDLGAEVAYSDPHVPVFPKMREHHFELSSVELTAEALASYDCVLLATDHDRFDYDLIKVNAKLIVDSRGRYQTPFDHLVKA; this is encoded by the coding sequence ATGAAGCAAGAATTGCTAAACCGTATTGCTAGTAAAGAAGCAAAAATCGGTATTGTCGGCTTAGGATATGTTGGTTTGCCGCTTATGCTACGTTTTGCCGAAGTAGGTTACAAAGTGCTGGGTTTTGATATTGATACCAGCAAAGTAGATGCATTGATGGCTGGCAAGTCATATATCGAACATATCTCTGCCGATGCAATTGCGACCGCGCGAGCTGGTGGGTTTGAAGCAACGACGGATTTTAGCCGCGCAGATGAGGCGGATACGCTGATTCTATGTGTGCCAACACCATTGAATAAATACCGTGAACCAGATCTGTCTTATGTGTTAAATACCACCGATGCATTAGTGCCGTATTTGCGCAAAGGCCATCTGGTTTCACTAGAGTCTACGACTTATCCTGGTACGACTGACGAAGAGTTGTTGCCTCGTATGGAATCCCGTGGCTTTAAAGTGGGTGAGGATGTCTTCTTGGTATTCTCTCCAGAGCGTGAAGATCCGGGTAATCCTAATTTCACTACCCGTACGATTCCTAAGGTATGTGGCGGTGTGACTGAGGCGTGTCTAGAAGTCGGTGTGGCCTTGTATAGTGCAGTGATTGACCGAGTGGTGCCTGTCAGCAGCACCCGTGCAGCAGAAATGACCAAGTTGCTAGAGAACATTCACCGAGCGGTGAATATTGGTCTTGTGAACGAGATGAAAATCGTTGCAGACAAGATGGATATCGATATTTTCGAAGTGATCCGTGCGGCAGCGACTAAACCATTTGGCTTTGTGCCATATTTCCCTGGGCCGGGCCTGGGCGGCCATTGTATTCCAATTGATCCGTTCTATCTGACATGGAAAGCGCGTGAATATGGACTGCATACTCGCTTTATCGAGTTGGCTGGTGAAGTGAACTCCAGCATGCCTGATTGGGTGGTGAGTAAAGTGGCTGCGGCGCTTAATACACGTAAGCAAGCTATTAATGGAAGTCGTGTATTGGTGCTTGGTATTGCCTATAAGAAGAACGTTGACGATATGCGAGAGTCTCCATCTGTATTCTTGATGGAAAAATTGCGTGATTTGGGCGCGGAAGTGGCCTATAGCGATCCGCATGTGCCGGTATTCCCGAAAATGCGTGAGCATCATTTTGAGTTGTCTAGTGTGGAGTTAACTGCTGAAGCACTTGCTTCTTACGATTGCGTCTTGTTGGCCACCGATCATGATCGTTTTGACTATGACCTCATCAAGGTAAATGCCAAATTGATCGTTGATAGTCGTGGCCGTTATCAAACGCCATTTGATCATCTAGTGAAAGCGTAA
- a CDS encoding DNA translocase FtsK has protein sequence MSMLSNKKPTRNMAQTSMTPQMFSLLRESWWLALVASAIYLVLILTSFDRGDPGWSHSATHTNVHNHGGQFGAWFADLLLYLFGFSAWWWVILCLSAILWGYRRIEVLANPNKPVIAIAIIGFLLILISSCGIESLRLYTLKVQLPDAHGGMLGEAISAPLAKTLGFTGATLVLFVSFGIGISLFTGLSWLSAIEKFGAGLERLYELGIGSWHTHQDRKAGEVAAAVREQHLADEKKRQQDLPPVEVVVPGEKVEPLLRTKEPSLAHPLNEIEEPSILDFSEEDHFNEDLPPVKDELPWEAEEKAQDTSPAGLAASNKAPQTIPSVKIEPSKQAIKEKQAPLFTDLPDSPIPPLSLLAMPPLETETVAASTLEYTSRLIERKLADFGVQVQVVAAYPGPVITRYEIDPASGVKGAQIVNLAKDLARALGLAAIRVVETIPGKTYMALELPNPRRQTVRLSEVLSASVYGNSPSPLTLAMGKDISGQPIVADLTKMPHLLVAGTTGSGKSVAINAMLLSLLYKATPQQVRLILVDPKMLEMSVYEGIPHLLAPVVTDMKQAANALNWCVAEMEKRYRLMSHMGVRNLAGFNQKMQEMEKQGQKATNPFSLTPDNPEPLEQLPTIVVVIDELADLMMVAGKKIEELIARLAQKARAAGIHLVLATQRPSVDVITGLIKANIPTRVAFQVSSKVDSRTILDQMGAETLLGMGDMLYLPPGTGYPQRIHGAFVADDEVHHVVSYLKQHGEPNYIEGILEGSIGGDGAGGDPFKGSILEGSNESDPLYDEAVGIVLKTRKASISAVQRQLRIGYNRAARLIEQMEAAGLVSPMETNGNRTVLVPAREE, from the coding sequence ATGAGCATGCTTTCGAATAAAAAACCAACACGTAACATGGCGCAAACCTCCATGACACCTCAAATGTTCTCACTTTTAAGAGAATCTTGGTGGCTTGCACTTGTCGCTTCTGCAATTTATCTAGTCCTCATTTTGACTAGCTTTGACCGTGGAGATCCTGGTTGGTCCCATAGCGCCACCCACACCAATGTCCATAATCACGGCGGGCAGTTCGGTGCGTGGTTTGCAGACTTACTCCTTTACCTGTTTGGATTCTCTGCTTGGTGGTGGGTGATCTTATGTCTATCCGCTATTTTATGGGGATACCGCCGCATAGAAGTATTAGCCAACCCCAATAAACCCGTCATTGCGATTGCAATCATCGGCTTTTTGCTGATTCTCATTTCTAGCTGTGGCATTGAATCATTACGCCTATACACACTAAAAGTGCAACTCCCCGATGCGCACGGAGGCATGTTAGGCGAAGCAATTAGTGCCCCACTAGCAAAAACACTTGGCTTCACAGGGGCCACACTCGTGTTGTTTGTCAGTTTTGGCATTGGCATTTCACTCTTTACGGGTCTTTCATGGTTAAGTGCCATCGAAAAATTTGGCGCAGGACTAGAACGACTATATGAACTAGGCATCGGCAGCTGGCACACTCATCAAGACCGCAAAGCTGGCGAAGTGGCTGCAGCAGTTCGCGAACAGCATCTCGCAGATGAAAAGAAAAGACAGCAAGATTTACCACCTGTAGAAGTAGTTGTGCCAGGAGAAAAGGTCGAACCGTTACTGCGCACCAAAGAACCCTCATTGGCTCATCCGCTAAATGAAATCGAAGAACCATCCATTTTGGATTTTTCTGAAGAAGATCATTTCAATGAAGATCTCCCACCGGTTAAAGACGAATTACCGTGGGAAGCAGAAGAAAAAGCGCAAGACACTAGCCCTGCAGGCTTAGCTGCTAGCAACAAGGCACCCCAAACCATTCCATCCGTAAAAATTGAACCTTCAAAACAGGCTATCAAAGAAAAACAAGCGCCATTATTTACCGATCTTCCAGACTCACCAATACCACCACTCTCACTTCTGGCCATGCCGCCGCTCGAAACAGAAACCGTGGCAGCAAGCACGCTTGAATATACCTCTCGTTTAATCGAACGGAAACTGGCGGATTTTGGCGTCCAAGTACAAGTGGTTGCCGCCTACCCTGGCCCCGTCATTACCCGTTATGAAATTGACCCTGCTAGCGGCGTTAAAGGGGCCCAGATTGTTAACCTAGCAAAAGACCTTGCCCGTGCATTAGGTTTAGCCGCGATTCGTGTTGTAGAAACCATTCCAGGCAAAACCTATATGGCGTTAGAACTTCCGAACCCAAGAAGACAAACAGTCAGACTTTCTGAAGTACTAAGCGCAAGTGTTTATGGCAACTCACCGTCCCCCCTCACGCTTGCAATGGGTAAAGACATTTCTGGGCAACCGATTGTTGCGGATTTAACCAAAATGCCACACTTACTCGTTGCAGGTACGACTGGTTCGGGTAAGTCAGTTGCGATTAACGCGATGCTGCTCTCGCTACTTTACAAAGCGACACCGCAGCAAGTTAGGCTTATCTTGGTTGATCCAAAAATGCTAGAAATGTCTGTCTACGAAGGTATTCCGCATTTACTAGCACCAGTTGTAACCGACATGAAACAAGCTGCGAACGCGTTAAACTGGTGCGTCGCCGAGATGGAGAAACGCTATCGTCTCATGTCGCATATGGGCGTAAGAAACCTGGCTGGTTTCAACCAAAAAATGCAGGAGATGGAAAAGCAAGGGCAAAAAGCAACCAACCCATTTAGCCTCACGCCGGATAATCCAGAACCGCTAGAACAACTACCAACCATTGTTGTGGTCATTGATGAATTGGCCGACTTAATGATGGTAGCCGGCAAGAAAATTGAAGAACTCATTGCGCGTTTGGCACAAAAGGCGCGTGCGGCAGGCATTCATTTAGTGCTAGCGACCCAAAGACCATCCGTCGATGTGATTACCGGCCTCATTAAAGCCAACATCCCAACCCGGGTTGCCTTCCAAGTTTCAAGCAAGGTCGATTCTCGTACCATTCTTGATCAAATGGGCGCAGAAACCCTTTTAGGGATGGGGGACATGCTGTATCTTCCACCGGGAACCGGCTACCCACAGCGTATCCACGGTGCCTTTGTGGCAGATGATGAGGTTCACCATGTCGTTAGCTATCTAAAACAACACGGGGAACCGAACTACATCGAAGGCATCCTAGAAGGAAGCATCGGTGGTGATGGCGCAGGAGGTGATCCTTTTAAAGGCAGCATTTTAGAAGGCAGCAATGAAAGCGACCCACTTTACGACGAAGCAGTGGGCATTGTCTTAAAAACGCGAAAAGCATCCATTTCTGCCGTTCAAAGACAACTACGTATTGGATACAACCGTGCCGCACGGTTAATTGAGCAAATGGAAGCAGCAGGTTTAGTCAGCCCAATGGAAACTAATGGCAACCGAACCGTCTTAGTACCAGCCAGAGAAGAGTAA
- the rpsI gene encoding 30S ribosomal protein S9 has translation MIGKYYYGTGRRKSAVARVFLAAGSGKIEVNGKPLDVYFSRETGRMVVRQPLELTNHLSTFDIKVNVNGGGENGQAGAVRHGITRALVEYDAALKSALSAAGFVTRDAREVERKKVGLRGARRRKQFSKR, from the coding sequence ATGATCGGTAAATACTACTATGGCACCGGCCGCCGCAAAAGCGCAGTAGCTCGCGTTTTCCTAGCAGCTGGTTCTGGCAAGATCGAAGTAAACGGCAAGCCACTTGACGTATACTTCTCTCGCGAAACTGGTCGTATGGTTGTTCGTCAACCATTGGAACTTACTAACCACCTAAGCACTTTCGACATCAAAGTGAACGTAAACGGTGGCGGTGAGAACGGCCAAGCTGGCGCAGTTCGTCACGGTATTACTCGTGCATTAGTTGAGTACGATGCAGCATTGAAATCAGCTCTTTCAGCTGCTGGCTTCGTTACTCGTGACGCACGTGAAGTTGAACGTAAAAAAGTTGGTCTACGTGGTGCACGTCGCCGCAAACAGTTCTCCAAGCGTTAA
- the rplM gene encoding 50S ribosomal protein L13, whose amino-acid sequence MKTYSAKPQDIQREWFVVDASDLVLGRLAAAIAHRLRGKHKAIYTPHMDTGDFIVVVNADKVRVTGNKAEDKVYYRHSGYPGGIYQRTFTEMKNQFPERLIEKAVKGMLPKGPLGYAMLKKLKVYSGESHPHTAQQPKVLEL is encoded by the coding sequence ATGAAAACCTACTCTGCCAAGCCGCAAGACATCCAGCGCGAGTGGTTTGTGGTGGACGCCTCAGACCTGGTGCTGGGTCGTCTGGCAGCCGCCATTGCCCACCGTCTGCGCGGCAAACACAAAGCTATTTACACCCCGCACATGGACACAGGCGACTTCATCGTCGTAGTTAACGCAGACAAAGTCCGCGTAACTGGTAATAAAGCTGAAGATAAAGTTTACTACCGTCACAGTGGTTACCCAGGCGGTATCTATCAGCGTACCTTTACCGAGATGAAAAATCAGTTCCCTGAGCGTCTGATCGAAAAGGCTGTTAAAGGCATGCTGCCAAAAGGCCCATTGGGTTACGCGATGCTGAAAAAGCTGAAAGTATACTCTGGTGAAAGCCATCCACACACAGCACAACAGCCTAAAGTGCTGGAACTGTAA
- the coq7 gene encoding 2-polyprenyl-3-methyl-6-methoxy-1,4-benzoquinone monooxygenase, which translates to MLPSLDKLIVEFDKGLRTLFAEASSRRPHPDVQTPDAELSEEEKKHAARLMRINHCGEICAQALYQGQALTARDPKNKEAFTEAAWQETEHLAWTAKRIDELGGHKSLLNPIWYTGSLAIGITAGLIGDKWNLGFLAETEHQVAKHLDEHMEKLPPQDQKSYAILDQMKTDELEHADQAIEHGAANLPLPVKAMMQLTSKVMTKSSYWI; encoded by the coding sequence ATGTTACCGTCACTAGACAAACTAATTGTTGAGTTCGATAAAGGGCTACGCACCCTTTTTGCCGAAGCAAGCAGCAGACGCCCCCACCCGGATGTGCAAACGCCAGATGCGGAACTATCAGAAGAAGAAAAAAAGCACGCAGCTAGGCTAATGCGGATCAATCACTGCGGCGAAATATGCGCCCAAGCACTCTACCAAGGACAAGCACTAACCGCGCGTGACCCAAAAAACAAAGAAGCATTCACAGAGGCAGCTTGGCAAGAGACCGAACACCTAGCATGGACAGCAAAGCGTATAGACGAGCTAGGTGGCCATAAAAGCCTGTTAAACCCTATTTGGTATACAGGCTCACTCGCCATCGGCATTACAGCAGGTTTAATCGGCGACAAATGGAATTTGGGCTTTCTGGCCGAAACAGAACATCAAGTTGCTAAGCATCTGGATGAACACATGGAGAAACTGCCTCCACAAGATCAAAAAAGCTACGCCATCTTGGATCAGATGAAAACCGATGAACTAGAACATGCGGATCAAGCAATTGAGCACGGCGCGGCTAATTTACCTCTACCTGTTAAAGCAATGATGCAACTCACTTCAAAAGTCATGACAAAATCTAGCTACTGGATTTAA